One window from the genome of Paraconexibacter algicola encodes:
- a CDS encoding MlaD family protein: MTRDARNRWTALGAMLLVAAALGYVVLRGEDYTLRAQFANAGQVVKGGEVQVRGIKVGSIDDIDLTPEGRAEITLKITDDDVLPLREGTRAAIRAVGQAGVSNRFIDLQPGDGDRVLDDGAVLGPRQTSGIVDLDAVLNAFDPAARRDLQALVGRSREIFAGSTAPTFNRLLGRLDPALSETESLASEVSADGDALQRVIRDGATATQALASRREDLRQGVVEVSRTFAALAAERGAIGAMLRRAPTLLRAGERTLTDAADTLETARPALRAAPSAARAAEETLRALPTTLRAVRGPAAELEAQIPDLRASFAAMPRQLPAIRTAIARTGTASAALQPIVRGLRIYGTDLVLGIFNGLAGLATGNQNATGGYVRLQFTQNPQTLLGGQLGSLLSQQPLVPGLFSTKYKQKRRCPGTGAPPARDGSSPYIPDPTLCDPSQGMSADVNEP; this comes from the coding sequence ATGACCCGGGACGCCCGCAACCGCTGGACCGCCCTCGGTGCGATGCTGCTCGTCGCAGCCGCGCTCGGCTACGTGGTCCTGCGCGGCGAGGACTACACCCTGCGCGCGCAGTTCGCCAACGCCGGTCAGGTCGTCAAGGGCGGCGAGGTCCAGGTCCGCGGTATCAAGGTCGGCTCGATCGACGACATCGACCTCACCCCGGAGGGTCGCGCCGAGATCACCCTCAAGATCACCGACGACGACGTACTCCCGCTGCGCGAGGGAACGCGGGCCGCGATCCGTGCCGTCGGCCAAGCGGGCGTCTCCAACCGCTTCATCGACCTGCAGCCGGGCGACGGCGACCGCGTGCTCGACGACGGGGCCGTGCTCGGCCCCCGTCAGACGTCGGGCATCGTCGACCTCGACGCCGTCCTCAACGCCTTCGACCCGGCGGCGCGACGCGACCTGCAGGCGCTGGTCGGACGCTCGCGCGAGATCTTTGCGGGGAGCACCGCCCCGACCTTCAACCGCCTGCTCGGCCGGCTCGATCCCGCCCTGAGCGAGACCGAGAGCCTGGCGTCCGAGGTATCGGCCGACGGCGACGCGCTGCAGCGCGTGATCCGCGACGGCGCCACTGCCACTCAGGCGCTCGCGTCCCGGCGTGAGGACCTACGCCAAGGCGTCGTGGAGGTCTCCCGGACGTTCGCGGCACTGGCCGCCGAGCGCGGCGCGATCGGCGCGATGCTTCGACGGGCGCCGACGCTGCTGCGGGCCGGCGAGCGCACCCTGACCGACGCCGCCGACACGCTCGAAACCGCTCGGCCCGCGCTCCGCGCGGCGCCTTCCGCGGCGCGTGCCGCGGAGGAGACGCTGCGCGCGCTGCCGACCACGCTCAGGGCGGTCCGAGGTCCGGCCGCTGAGCTCGAGGCGCAGATTCCCGACCTCCGCGCGAGCTTCGCCGCGATGCCGCGGCAGCTTCCCGCGATCCGCACGGCGATCGCCCGGACCGGAACCGCGTCCGCCGCGTTGCAGCCGATCGTCCGTGGCCTGCGCATCTACGGGACCGACCTCGTACTGGGCATCTTCAACGGCCTGGCCGGCCTCGCGACCGGCAACCAGAACGCCACCGGCGGCTACGTCCGGCTCCAGTTCACGCAGAACCCGCAGACGCTTCTCGGCGGGCAGCTCGGCTCGCTCCTGTCCCAGCAACCGCTCGTCCCCGGGCTCTTCTCGACGAAGTACAAGCAGAAGCGGCGTTGCCCCGGGACCGGTGCGCCCCCCGCCCGCGACGGCTCGTCCCCGTACATCCCCGACCCGACGCTCTGCGATCCGTCGCAAGGCATGTCGGCCGACGTGAACGAGCCATGA
- a CDS encoding tyrosine-type recombinase/integrase, giving the protein MSRTSPPYRMARRADEPQLLPFIGPPSGHIFCVQRQSGPVWFAKYRTGTGRQIQKKIGPAWTRRGTPPAGYVNQAGAQRWLEATLEQIRVRTLPPLAGTPARFETAAAEWLRHIEHDRRRKPTTIRGYRMALDTHLLPRFGGLLLTEITTEEIERWVAGLDRTAATRVKLIVCLSGIYHRARRVWGITYDPVDDVQRPPLKPTYDLLVYSTDDIHRLVAAAASQRDAAIYLTAAFTGLRMGELLALEWRDVDFDRCVVRVRGSWSGTELTVPKSGKVRSVPLATQVAGALASLACDERTGLVFPGRNGHLDRRALRRRFHLAQEAAGLRRLRFHDLRHSFATTMVGHTSIVRVQEWMGHSDLHSTLRYLHYTPRSDDAHLVARAFS; this is encoded by the coding sequence ATGTCCCGAACCTCGCCGCCGTACCGCATGGCTCGCCGCGCAGACGAGCCCCAACTCCTGCCTTTCATCGGCCCGCCGAGCGGCCACATCTTCTGCGTCCAGCGCCAGTCCGGACCGGTCTGGTTCGCGAAGTACCGCACCGGCACCGGCAGGCAGATCCAGAAGAAAATTGGGCCCGCCTGGACCCGACGCGGGACCCCACCGGCGGGATACGTGAACCAAGCCGGCGCGCAACGCTGGCTCGAGGCCACGCTCGAGCAGATTCGCGTCCGGACGCTGCCGCCGCTGGCCGGGACACCTGCGCGGTTCGAGACCGCGGCGGCGGAGTGGCTGCGCCACATCGAGCACGACCGCCGCCGCAAGCCGACGACGATCCGCGGGTATCGGATGGCGCTGGACACGCACCTGCTTCCGCGGTTCGGCGGGCTGCTGCTGACCGAGATCACGACGGAGGAGATCGAGCGGTGGGTCGCCGGCCTGGACCGCACCGCGGCGACGAGGGTGAAGCTGATCGTCTGCCTCAGCGGTATCTACCACCGCGCCCGCCGGGTCTGGGGTATCACCTACGACCCCGTCGACGACGTCCAGCGCCCGCCGCTGAAGCCGACCTACGACCTGCTCGTCTATTCCACCGACGATATCCACCGGCTCGTCGCGGCGGCAGCGAGCCAGCGCGACGCCGCGATCTACCTCACCGCGGCCTTCACCGGTCTGCGGATGGGCGAGTTGCTCGCGCTCGAGTGGCGGGACGTGGACTTCGATCGGTGTGTCGTTCGCGTGCGCGGGTCGTGGTCGGGTACTGAGCTCACCGTCCCGAAGTCGGGGAAGGTCCGCTCCGTCCCCCTCGCGACGCAGGTCGCCGGGGCATTGGCGAGCCTCGCTTGCGACGAGCGGACCGGGCTCGTCTTCCCAGGGCGCAACGGACATCTCGATCGTCGCGCGCTACGCCGCCGCTTCCACCTCGCCCAGGAAGCCGCCGGCCTACGCCGCTTGCGATTCCACGACCTGCGCCACTCGTTCGCGACCACGATGGTCGGCCACACCAGCATCGTCCGCGTGCAGGAATGGATGGGCCACAGCGACCTCCACAGCACCCTGCGCTACCTCCACTACACCCCGCGGAGCGATGACGCACATCTCGTTGCGCGCGCATTCTCCTAG
- a CDS encoding TetR/AcrR family transcriptional regulator — MTTKQRRYGGKSGEERKAERRERLLSAGLDIVLDRGAAKLTVTGVCQAAGLSERYFYESFKDRTTLLDAIFAGIAQSGVTAIIEAALEANTPESRARTVVTKLVELMLDDERLSLVARDFRTDETVMRGRAATAHRLAVAFEEHAAVFWEIDGATPTEIRARALAAVGGLADLLVAWQVGDLELERGEAIAIASGFLLAAGNPAKAPAR, encoded by the coding sequence GTGACGACCAAGCAGCGCCGGTATGGCGGCAAGAGCGGCGAGGAACGCAAGGCGGAACGTCGAGAGCGACTCCTGTCAGCCGGGCTCGACATCGTTCTCGACCGCGGCGCGGCCAAGCTCACGGTGACCGGCGTCTGCCAGGCCGCCGGCCTCAGCGAGCGGTACTTCTATGAGTCCTTCAAGGATCGAACGACGCTCCTGGACGCGATCTTCGCCGGCATTGCACAGAGCGGGGTGACGGCGATCATCGAGGCCGCCCTGGAGGCCAATACCCCGGAGAGCCGCGCACGGACCGTCGTCACCAAGCTGGTCGAGCTGATGCTCGACGACGAACGGCTGAGCCTGGTCGCCCGCGACTTTCGGACCGACGAGACCGTCATGCGAGGCCGCGCGGCCACCGCACACCGGCTCGCGGTCGCCTTCGAGGAGCACGCTGCGGTCTTCTGGGAGATCGACGGCGCGACCCCGACCGAGATCAGAGCGCGCGCACTCGCGGCCGTCGGCGGCCTCGCCGACCTGCTGGTGGCCTGGCAGGTGGGCGACCTCGAGCTCGAACGGGGCGAGGCGATCGCGATCGCCTCCGGCTTCCTGCTCGCCGCGGGCAACCCCGCCAAGGCTCCGGCACGCTGA
- a CDS encoding TetR/AcrR family transcriptional regulator, with protein MAVEERQRQRRRRLIEAGFTLLSEKGPEALTVTGVCAAAKLTSRYFYEHFDNRDALLTAIVREQAEAVSTQIITAATEQDGTAEERARAAVHALLGAIDADPRRLQMARDHDEVVLRMRAVVAERMTELLAENPEALWPGKAGHARVPLAATLTTGGILHLIADWADGRSKLERDDVVRLGARFAVFTGESVLS; from the coding sequence GTGGCCGTCGAGGAACGTCAGCGCCAGCGCCGTCGCCGGCTGATCGAGGCCGGCTTCACCCTGCTGTCCGAGAAGGGCCCTGAGGCCCTCACCGTGACCGGCGTCTGTGCTGCCGCGAAGCTCACATCCCGGTACTTCTACGAGCACTTCGACAATCGCGACGCGCTGCTGACGGCGATCGTCCGCGAGCAGGCGGAGGCCGTCAGCACCCAGATCATCACGGCGGCGACGGAGCAGGACGGTACCGCCGAGGAGCGAGCCCGCGCCGCGGTGCATGCCCTGCTCGGGGCCATCGACGCCGACCCCCGCCGCCTGCAGATGGCGCGGGACCACGACGAGGTCGTCCTGCGGATGCGTGCGGTCGTGGCGGAGCGGATGACCGAGTTGCTGGCCGAGAACCCCGAGGCGCTCTGGCCGGGTAAGGCGGGTCATGCTCGCGTCCCGCTCGCCGCGACGCTGACGACCGGGGGCATTCTGCATCTCATCGCCGACTGGGCGGACGGGCGCTCGAAGCTGGAGCGCGACGATGTCGTCCGCCTCGGTGCGCGGTTCGCCGTGTTCACGGGCGAGTCAGTCCTGTCCTGA
- a CDS encoding phosphotransferase family protein, whose amino-acid sequence MATRARAAGTVTRLAALHTVERLRAVRSDDPARVPTHVEDLTPAWLTAAICEGRPDVRVVDVEPLDGHSGTTSRRRLRLHYEGAAAGLPETVFTKSNPSLLQRITQAITGPAEARFYLDMREHLDLEAPHCYHAALDTRRMASALVLEDLVATRGATFLGPADALYRPEAESLVRTLATLHGTFAHRPISAGIKSYVDLWKDAFALANIEEAFTRCLRECGDLLPAELRADPKRTWRAVTTSIARHADRPLTALHNDVHLGNWYRASNGALGLCDWQAVVGGDGARDLAYALSTTLLPDDRRAWEHDLVALYAEELARRGGHALSTDETFKRYREQTWGALAFWAPTYSPPKRMPSDMQPREVSGEMLRRIGITVTDLDAFAAVEPCG is encoded by the coding sequence TTGGCGACTCGCGCTCGCGCGGCCGGGACGGTCACGCGGTTGGCGGCGCTGCACACCGTCGAGCGGCTCCGGGCGGTGCGGAGCGACGACCCCGCTCGCGTCCCGACCCACGTCGAGGACCTGACACCCGCCTGGCTGACCGCCGCGATCTGCGAGGGTCGCCCGGACGTTCGAGTGGTGGACGTCGAGCCGCTCGACGGACACTCCGGGACAACCAGCCGGCGGCGCCTGCGCCTGCACTACGAAGGCGCCGCCGCGGGGCTACCGGAGACGGTCTTCACGAAGTCGAACCCGTCACTGCTGCAGCGGATCACGCAGGCGATCACCGGCCCAGCCGAGGCACGCTTCTACCTCGACATGCGCGAGCACCTCGACCTCGAGGCTCCCCACTGCTACCACGCTGCGCTCGACACGCGCCGGATGGCCAGCGCCCTCGTGCTCGAGGACCTCGTCGCGACTCGTGGCGCCACGTTCCTCGGCCCCGCCGACGCGCTGTACCGGCCGGAGGCCGAAAGCCTCGTCCGCACGCTCGCCACGCTCCACGGCACGTTCGCGCACCGACCGATCTCCGCCGGGATCAAGAGCTACGTCGACCTCTGGAAGGACGCCTTCGCCCTCGCGAACATCGAGGAGGCCTTCACGCGCTGCCTGCGTGAGTGCGGCGATCTCCTGCCGGCCGAACTGCGCGCCGATCCGAAGCGGACGTGGCGGGCGGTGACGACATCGATCGCGCGGCACGCCGACCGACCGCTCACCGCGCTTCACAACGACGTCCACCTGGGCAACTGGTACCGGGCGTCCAACGGCGCCCTCGGGCTCTGCGACTGGCAGGCGGTCGTCGGCGGTGACGGCGCACGCGACCTCGCGTACGCGCTCTCGACGACGCTTCTGCCGGATGACCGGCGCGCGTGGGAGCACGACCTCGTCGCGCTCTACGCCGAGGAGCTCGCGCGCCGCGGCGGCCACGCGCTCTCGACCGACGAGACGTTCAAGCGCTACCGCGAGCAGACTTGGGGCGCACTCGCCTTCTGGGCGCCGACCTACAGCCCGCCGAAGCGGATGCCGTCAGACATGCAGCCGCGCGAGGTCTCCGGCGAGATGCTCCGCCGCATCGGCATCACCGTAACGGACCTCGACGCGTTCGCGGCCGTCGAACCGTGCGGCTGA
- a CDS encoding MlaE family ABC transporter permease gives MRFVIAIAWFPLILTSFALSFGPAGIQASGFLGLFGALDRLGAAYNLIVVREFAPLVTAIVIAGVAGTAITADLGARVTREETSALDVLGVDPIKALVVPRLLALVFVSILFNIFALWAGLLGAVVVVAQNDAALGPFFASFFANATALELGASFVKVAVYGIVIATVCCYQGMNASGGPEGVGRAVNRAVVIAFLCIGAIDYVFTQLLLATNPILSQTR, from the coding sequence GTGCGGTTCGTCATCGCGATCGCGTGGTTCCCGCTGATCCTCACGTCGTTCGCGCTCTCCTTCGGCCCGGCGGGCATCCAGGCATCCGGGTTCCTCGGGCTCTTCGGAGCCCTCGATCGGCTCGGCGCCGCCTACAACCTCATCGTCGTGCGCGAGTTCGCGCCGCTCGTCACGGCGATCGTGATCGCGGGCGTCGCAGGCACCGCCATCACCGCCGACCTGGGCGCCCGGGTCACCCGCGAAGAGACCTCGGCACTGGACGTCCTCGGGGTCGACCCGATCAAGGCGCTCGTCGTCCCGCGCCTCCTCGCCCTGGTCTTCGTCTCGATCCTCTTCAACATCTTCGCGCTTTGGGCGGGACTGCTCGGGGCCGTCGTGGTGGTCGCGCAGAACGACGCCGCCCTCGGGCCGTTCTTCGCGTCGTTCTTCGCCAACGCGACCGCCCTCGAGCTCGGCGCCTCGTTCGTCAAGGTCGCCGTCTACGGCATCGTCATCGCGACGGTCTGCTGCTACCAGGGCATGAACGCCAGCGGCGGCCCCGAGGGGGTCGGCCGCGCGGTCAACCGGGCCGTGGTCATCGCGTTCCTGTGCATCGGCGCAATCGACTACGTCTTCACGCAGCTGCTGCTCGCCACCAACCCGATCCTCTCGCAGACACGATGA
- a CDS encoding TetR/AcrR family transcriptional regulator, with the protein MHSDPLYPVPTPALLRLVGDEIPAPDAADPDLDRLLDVAVEELVRYGVARTSLADIARKAGVSRPTAYRKLGGKDELLQRILVREVLRFYATLERSTAGVTDPADRAVAAFSVGLVTAHRHPLVSELLEHEPSAVVPYLTTEGTSMLSTLTDIVTEFIDPGETLGAEVARRKSEVVVRLSWSFFLTPRGAFGAPTEATVDQLADTVVRAAFEAA; encoded by the coding sequence ATGCATTCGGATCCTCTTTACCCGGTCCCGACGCCGGCCCTCCTGCGGCTCGTCGGCGACGAGATCCCCGCCCCGGACGCGGCCGACCCCGACCTCGACCGCCTGCTGGACGTCGCCGTCGAGGAGCTCGTCCGCTACGGCGTCGCCCGGACCTCGCTCGCCGACATCGCCCGCAAGGCCGGCGTCTCCCGGCCGACCGCCTACCGCAAGCTCGGTGGCAAGGACGAGCTGCTGCAGCGGATCCTCGTGCGCGAGGTCCTCCGCTTCTACGCGACGCTCGAGCGCTCGACGGCCGGGGTGACCGACCCCGCCGACCGGGCCGTCGCCGCGTTCTCGGTCGGGCTGGTGACGGCCCACCGCCATCCGCTCGTCTCGGAGCTCCTCGAGCACGAGCCCTCAGCCGTCGTGCCGTATCTGACGACCGAGGGCACCTCGATGCTCTCGACCCTCACGGACATCGTCACCGAGTTCATCGATCCGGGCGAGACGCTCGGCGCCGAGGTCGCACGACGCAAGTCCGAGGTTGTCGTCCGGCTCAGCTGGTCGTTCTTCCTCACCCCGCGGGGCGCCTTCGGCGCGCCGACCGAAGCAACGGTCGACCAGCTCGCCGACACTGTGGTGCGGGCCGCGTTCGAGGCCGCGTGA
- a CDS encoding cytochrome P450: MATSITTDATISAPLPPGPSGPAAVSALARLGRDPWFEPIRLLEEYGDVVRVPMPFTELILLGHRDHIAHVNLKAAAKYQRAPMVTETMRAQGSPHHASWFDHDDDEWARGRELLQPHFTQKALAALGELFTEAVIEHVDAWGHAADSGETLDLVEPLKELALAVLYNAMFSRRIAHDEMPELLHHLDERMLATTVRTGMFAMPDRVPRPFSRRGARSDAWLDDYLRGIVDERRRNPVETTDLLNVLLGAEYADGTPLEDHKLRTEMLFLVIGGHETTAAALAWTFAFLGSRPDLQARARDEVDRLDGRRLGPADLAELPFITACFDEAQRLQGSLVVNPKRALVDDEIGGYRIPAGATVLHSNIALHRDRRFWGADADSYRPDRWLDGDIDNGAFQSFGRGRRMCMGKRFAYIEAALTIGSALQRYTFTTPVGWQPRHEYRMSMTVKGGVPLSLRRRASGQD, from the coding sequence ATGGCGACCTCGATCACCACCGACGCGACCATCTCCGCACCGCTTCCGCCCGGGCCCAGCGGTCCGGCCGCGGTGTCCGCCCTCGCGCGGCTCGGCCGCGACCCGTGGTTCGAGCCGATCCGGCTGCTCGAGGAGTACGGCGACGTCGTCCGCGTCCCCATGCCGTTCACCGAGCTGATCCTGCTCGGCCACCGCGACCACATCGCGCACGTGAACCTCAAGGCCGCCGCGAAGTACCAGCGCGCGCCGATGGTCACCGAGACCATGCGCGCCCAAGGCTCCCCGCACCACGCGTCGTGGTTCGACCACGACGACGACGAGTGGGCCCGCGGCCGCGAGCTGCTGCAGCCCCACTTCACGCAGAAGGCGCTCGCCGCGCTTGGCGAGCTGTTCACCGAAGCCGTGATCGAGCACGTCGACGCGTGGGGTCACGCGGCCGACAGCGGGGAGACGCTCGACCTCGTCGAGCCGCTGAAGGAGCTCGCGCTGGCCGTGCTCTACAACGCGATGTTCTCCCGGCGCATCGCCCACGACGAGATGCCCGAGCTGCTGCACCACCTCGACGAGCGCATGCTCGCCACGACGGTGCGCACCGGGATGTTCGCGATGCCCGACCGGGTCCCGCGACCGTTCTCCCGCCGGGGCGCCCGGTCTGACGCCTGGCTGGACGACTACCTACGCGGCATCGTCGACGAGCGCCGCCGCAACCCGGTGGAGACGACGGACCTCCTGAACGTCCTGCTCGGCGCGGAGTACGCCGATGGCACGCCGCTCGAGGACCACAAGCTGCGCACCGAGATGCTGTTCCTCGTCATCGGTGGCCACGAGACGACCGCGGCGGCGCTCGCCTGGACGTTTGCGTTCCTCGGATCCCGCCCGGACCTCCAGGCTCGCGCCCGCGACGAGGTCGACCGACTGGACGGCCGCCGGCTCGGGCCGGCCGACCTCGCCGAGCTGCCGTTCATCACGGCCTGCTTCGACGAGGCCCAGCGGCTACAAGGCTCACTCGTCGTCAACCCCAAGCGCGCGCTCGTCGACGACGAGATCGGCGGGTACCGCATCCCCGCCGGGGCGACCGTCCTGCATTCGAACATCGCGCTGCACCGCGACCGCCGATTCTGGGGTGCCGACGCGGACAGCTACCGGCCCGACCGCTGGCTCGACGGCGACATCGACAACGGGGCCTTTCAGTCCTTCGGTCGCGGTCGCCGCATGTGCATGGGCAAGCGCTTCGCCTACATCGAAGCCGCCTTGACGATCGGCTCCGCGCTCCAGCGGTACACGTTCACCACGCCCGTCGGCTGGCAGCCGCGCCACGAGTACCGGATGTCGATGACCGTCAAGGGCGGCGTGCCGCTGAGCCTTCGGCGCCGTGCGTCAGGACAGGACTGA
- a CDS encoding MlaD family protein, which yields MSANVRFSLAAVLVVVAAVVLVSRGTDSPADYRVDVVFDTAKGMVPGQLVKVAGTKVGEVREVKLTPERRARVTLEVERRFAPFRQDATCRILPEGLISEYFVDCQPGRKTSPPLEDDVLPVTRTSVPVSLQDVIDVFSLPVDQRIRALVTELGIATSGRGQDLNAILRRANPALQNVRDMLAVLDAQRTTLASAISQTDGVLAEVARDERSVRRFVTSAADVTETTGTRDRALRRSINRLPALLDRARTGLTDLDETAMATTPLLDGLREAAPELERFTRTLPAFAEAGDSTLRTLSPTLRSGRRALRSANPDVLRLRRTLRTVEPSADLLSRFLVDLRNRGGIERVLNVTYTLAALTAGRDELSHMLSFFINVAPQCIVAPTTSGCSHKYTAPQQGAVPVNTGPAPVTRGTAIDLLRRLGG from the coding sequence ATGAGCGCGAACGTTCGCTTCTCACTGGCCGCCGTCCTGGTCGTCGTCGCCGCCGTGGTGCTGGTCAGCCGCGGGACTGACAGCCCCGCCGACTACCGCGTCGACGTCGTGTTCGACACCGCCAAAGGCATGGTGCCCGGGCAGCTCGTCAAGGTCGCCGGCACGAAGGTCGGAGAAGTCCGGGAGGTCAAGCTCACCCCGGAGAGGCGGGCACGCGTCACACTCGAGGTCGAACGGCGCTTCGCACCGTTCCGCCAGGACGCGACCTGCCGCATCCTGCCGGAGGGACTCATCAGCGAGTACTTCGTCGACTGCCAGCCCGGGCGAAAGACCTCGCCGCCACTGGAAGACGACGTCCTTCCGGTCACCCGGACGAGCGTCCCCGTGTCGCTGCAGGACGTCATCGACGTGTTCTCCCTCCCGGTCGATCAGCGGATCCGGGCGCTCGTCACGGAGCTGGGGATCGCGACCTCCGGGCGCGGGCAGGACCTCAACGCGATCCTGCGGCGGGCCAACCCGGCGCTGCAGAACGTCCGCGACATGCTCGCCGTCCTCGATGCGCAACGCACCACGCTGGCGTCCGCGATCAGCCAGACCGATGGCGTCCTCGCCGAAGTCGCCCGCGATGAGCGGTCGGTCCGCCGGTTCGTGACCAGCGCCGCCGACGTGACGGAGACCACCGGGACCCGGGACCGTGCACTCAGGCGCAGCATCAACCGCCTCCCGGCGCTGCTCGACCGGGCGCGCACCGGCCTGACCGACCTCGACGAAACCGCGATGGCGACCACCCCACTCCTCGACGGTCTGCGCGAGGCGGCCCCCGAGCTCGAGCGCTTCACCCGCACGCTCCCCGCCTTCGCCGAGGCGGGCGACTCGACGCTGAGGACGCTCTCACCGACCCTCCGGAGCGGTCGTCGGGCGCTGCGGTCGGCGAACCCGGATGTCCTGCGACTCCGGCGCACCCTACGCACCGTGGAGCCGTCCGCCGACCTGCTCTCCCGCTTCCTCGTCGACCTGCGCAACCGCGGCGGGATCGAGCGCGTCCTCAACGTCACCTACACGCTCGCAGCACTCACCGCCGGGAGGGACGAGCTCAGCCACATGCTCTCGTTCTTCATCAACGTCGCCCCGCAGTGCATCGTCGCGCCGACCACCTCCGGGTGCTCCCACAAATACACCGCGCCCCAGCAGGGCGCCGTTCCGGTGAACACCGGCCCCGCACCCGTCACCCGCGGCACGGCGATCGACCTGCTCCGGAGGCTCGGCGGATGA
- a CDS encoding MlaE family ABC transporter permease, with protein MSFPGLDRLRSSSRTFGEGAAFSGQIIGGALTGRVRRYGGEVLRQAEILVAGSLLVVLGLVFALGLVVGIEGAYGARLVGAPAAAGAFTAIGDLREIAPYAFGYMMAAKVSTGYVAEIGTMRITDEIDALDVMGMDSLLYLCSTRLLATWIVLPFMYAIAIVVCFIGSFIAVVVQIGQVSAGGYLELFWKFQSVDDYIFSGIKGVAMGTFVVLVGCFYGYTVRGGPVEVGRATARAMVANLIGIHAIGIIGSQLFWGGSPRLPIGG; from the coding sequence ATGAGCTTCCCGGGATTGGACCGACTTCGCAGCTCGTCCCGGACCTTCGGGGAAGGCGCGGCCTTCTCCGGGCAGATCATCGGCGGGGCGCTCACCGGGCGGGTGCGCCGCTACGGCGGAGAGGTCCTGCGCCAGGCGGAGATCCTCGTCGCCGGGTCACTCCTGGTCGTGCTCGGACTCGTGTTCGCCCTCGGGCTCGTCGTCGGGATCGAAGGCGCGTACGGCGCCCGTCTCGTCGGGGCGCCGGCCGCCGCGGGCGCGTTCACCGCGATCGGCGATCTGCGCGAGATCGCGCCGTACGCCTTCGGCTACATGATGGCCGCGAAGGTCAGCACCGGCTACGTCGCCGAGATCGGCACGATGCGCATCACCGACGAGATCGACGCTCTCGACGTCATGGGCATGGACTCGCTCCTCTACCTGTGCTCCACCCGGCTTCTCGCGACATGGATCGTTCTCCCGTTCATGTACGCGATCGCGATCGTCGTCTGCTTCATCGGGTCGTTCATCGCGGTCGTGGTGCAGATCGGTCAGGTCTCGGCGGGCGGCTACCTCGAGCTGTTCTGGAAGTTCCAGAGCGTCGACGACTACATCTTCTCCGGCATCAAGGGCGTCGCCATGGGGACCTTCGTCGTCCTGGTGGGCTGCTTCTACGGCTACACCGTCCGAGGTGGCCCCGTCGAGGTCGGTCGCGCCACCGCCCGCGCGATGGTCGCCAACCTCATCGGGATCCACGCCATCGGCATCATCGGCAGCCAGCTCTTCTGGGGAGGCAGCCCGCGGCTGCCGATCGGCGGATGA